The proteins below are encoded in one region of Sulfolobus islandicus Y.N.15.51:
- the nrfD gene encoding NrfD/PsrC family molybdoenzyme membrane anchor subunit, translating to MNKFLLAWTIIFIIIGGGILLYGMSFNPMSWANGLVTFTEPNDEPIPWGLLVIGYMFFGVIGTGVSTYNSLYELFNKNHPEKNPFKNISLRNEWIALTVLIPGWIMVFASTYKPGEAVYIYTSFRDTSRIAWNGLLYALVGIGIILEILALIGEKRREYKDPISRLLAWLSSKSVLILIVGYAILMELILDANLGSVFGYLSTWVYEFGPFMSMLFVILSFYSGIAMLSFMTPLYNRFRKVKEDPNSLSIHEMYKILGRDGVLATIAVGFSLLWWLWLTATNQQTSAWAELMISGPYSVVFLIGGVLVGVIIPIILYGLVYKRGSSHMLVTSSIFTLLGMFSIITIADIIPQSITWYYSVSPISPSNSNWVYELRSIFNNGPSWTHLPFNISFYDIVFFIGSVLLLLGIYTLGVILLPLEEDEKPRHLIFK from the coding sequence ATGAATAAATTCCTATTAGCTTGGACTATAATATTCATAATAATTGGAGGAGGGATATTACTTTACGGTATGAGCTTTAATCCCATGTCATGGGCTAATGGCCTAGTGACATTTACTGAGCCTAATGACGAGCCAATACCTTGGGGACTTTTAGTAATTGGCTATATGTTTTTCGGAGTTATAGGTACTGGCGTTAGCACTTACAATTCACTATATGAACTGTTTAATAAGAATCATCCAGAAAAGAATCCGTTTAAGAATATCTCATTAAGAAACGAGTGGATAGCACTAACTGTACTAATACCGGGCTGGATTATGGTCTTTGCATCAACTTATAAGCCTGGAGAAGCTGTCTATATTTACACGAGCTTTAGAGATACCTCAAGAATAGCTTGGAACGGTTTATTGTACGCACTTGTGGGTATTGGTATAATTCTAGAAATACTAGCATTAATAGGGGAGAAGAGAAGGGAATATAAGGACCCTATTAGTAGACTCTTGGCTTGGCTATCATCTAAATCAGTATTGATATTAATAGTTGGCTATGCAATACTAATGGAGTTAATACTGGATGCGAACTTAGGCTCAGTATTCGGCTACTTATCAACATGGGTCTACGAGTTCGGTCCATTCATGTCAATGTTATTCGTCATATTATCATTCTATTCCGGTATTGCGATGTTATCATTTATGACTCCGTTATATAATAGATTTAGAAAAGTTAAAGAAGATCCAAATAGTTTGAGTATACATGAAATGTATAAAATACTAGGAAGAGACGGTGTATTAGCTACGATAGCAGTAGGTTTTTCACTACTGTGGTGGTTATGGTTAACAGCAACGAATCAGCAAACTTCAGCTTGGGCAGAGCTTATGATTTCTGGGCCATATAGTGTAGTCTTTCTAATAGGTGGAGTACTAGTTGGTGTGATAATTCCAATAATCCTTTACGGGCTTGTATATAAGAGGGGAAGTAGCCATATGTTAGTAACATCTTCGATATTCACATTACTTGGAATGTTCTCGATAATTACGATTGCTGATATCATACCTCAATCAATAACGTGGTATTATTCAGTCTCACCAATATCTCCATCAAATTCCAACTGGGTTTACGAATTGCGCAGCATTTTTAATAACGGTCCATCGTGGACGCACCTGCCATTTAATATATCGTTCTACGATATAGTGTTTTTCATTGGCTCAGTACTACTATTACTTGGGATTTACACATTGGGCGTAATACTATTACCATTAGAAGAAGATGAAAAGCCAAGACACCTTATATTCAAGTGA
- a CDS encoding TorD/DmsD family molecular chaperone, whose amino-acid sequence MKSLSTDFKIFSFLFLSPRYIKDVKGLMEEIKDKSYYNTLKQIIQLTETNYDKVATEFTSCFINDYKHVKCPPYESWYRERTVYGISAQRVLEEYIKYGIYPKKQLADHISTELEFVSFLLFVEQEDEAKKFIKEHIVSWVPKLIEDILANSKGEYTKLLGIALEQFLDYAIQTIFVVNR is encoded by the coding sequence ATGAAGTCTCTCTCTACGGATTTCAAGATCTTTTCCTTTTTATTTCTGAGCCCGAGATATATTAAAGACGTTAAAGGGCTTATGGAGGAGATAAAGGATAAGTCATATTACAATACATTAAAGCAAATAATTCAATTGACAGAAACTAACTATGATAAGGTAGCTACGGAATTCACTTCATGTTTTATAAATGATTACAAACACGTTAAGTGCCCACCTTACGAATCGTGGTATAGGGAGAGAACTGTGTATGGCATTTCAGCACAAAGAGTATTAGAAGAGTACATCAAATATGGTATTTATCCAAAGAAACAACTAGCTGATCACATATCTACGGAATTGGAATTCGTATCATTTCTCTTGTTCGTAGAACAAGAAGACGAAGCTAAAAAGTTTATAAAAGAACATATAGTAAGCTGGGTTCCCAAATTAATTGAGGATATTCTAGCAAACAGTAAAGGGGAGTATACAAAACTGTTAGGCATAGCGCTTGAGCAATTCTTAGATTACGCAATACAAACTATCTTTGTAGTCAATAGATAG
- a CDS encoding 4Fe-4S dicluster domain-containing protein: MSTQVSNPYIQFGNTQPCKHWGFVVKVDQCLGCDACVAACTIENQTPFWRGLFRTHVEDLELGEYPNTQRVFVPRLCMQCENPPCYYVCPTGATQIVAGGIVVVDEYKCMGCLYCVEACPYGARYFYTYEDIEKSKEYFGLNSIHVVPHVDKCTFCYGTAPEGTYTPACVRTCPGHARVFGCLDDPNSEVSILVNTGQAVVLNPELNVQPKVFYVFNRQLGRGGGGNS; the protein is encoded by the coding sequence ATGTCCACACAAGTTTCAAACCCATATATACAATTTGGGAATACTCAACCTTGTAAACACTGGGGATTCGTGGTTAAGGTAGACCAATGTCTAGGCTGTGATGCTTGTGTTGCTGCGTGTACAATAGAGAATCAAACGCCATTCTGGCGAGGTCTATTTAGAACTCATGTTGAAGATCTAGAATTAGGAGAATATCCCAACACTCAGAGAGTCTTCGTACCTAGATTGTGTATGCAATGTGAAAACCCGCCATGTTATTATGTATGTCCAACTGGCGCTACCCAAATTGTTGCTGGAGGTATTGTAGTGGTTGACGAGTATAAATGTATGGGATGTCTTTACTGTGTTGAGGCATGTCCATATGGTGCTAGATACTTCTACACTTACGAGGATATTGAGAAGTCCAAGGAGTATTTTGGATTGAATTCAATTCACGTGGTTCCTCACGTAGATAAATGTACTTTCTGCTACGGTACAGCCCCAGAAGGCACTTATACTCCTGCATGTGTAAGAACTTGTCCGGGTCATGCCAGAGTATTTGGGTGTCTTGATGATCCTAATAGTGAGGTTAGTATATTAGTTAATACTGGGCAAGCAGTAGTGTTGAATCCGGAATTAAACGTTCAACCTAAAGTTTTTTACGTGTTTAATAGGCAGTTGGGTAGGGGAGGAGGTGGTAACTCATGA
- a CDS encoding 4Fe-4S dicluster domain-containing protein, whose amino-acid sequence MTSLFYSPLIKYRVDVLPSSELKKENINTKALVVIGDGIDREKISEDLELNPLLVRIVGKDSSKEEVEYNKVVLENAWLADIAPVEEIKSIDRRSLLRGEVKKAKKVDKPIYLSEYCNGLYKACNVCEFSCPYNAIKVDKKTGVNIDYIKCTSCGLCVASCPVSAIQFPSLSQNSIFELAKVKGEKRITCYKNTKNRGVKIPCLAMLSEVDIVLLKSSGNLTFECPGCEFQDNLKHFIEVIKEYNERIGGISFYSPSEKIEAKETKEVNTTPQSFYNRAEARRNISDELPYILFDVSIDNNRCTLCESCVNWCPTSALKLRRNSGVEEINFDPKRCIGCNVCVNVCPESCKLEEGKTSEIPPNIASLTKVIKVEKSKSVNKEVRKLVGDELVRCRVCGAPIGSRKSLNHVKKIMIEKGASCEDEWLERCPKHRAEYAFQKQFSFNARFKPRGDLR is encoded by the coding sequence ATGACATCCCTTTTTTATTCACCCCTTATTAAATACCGAGTAGATGTTTTGCCCTCATCTGAGTTGAAAAAGGAAAACATTAATACCAAAGCCTTAGTCGTTATAGGAGATGGAATTGATAGGGAAAAAATTTCAGAAGATCTAGAGCTAAACCCCTTGCTGGTAAGAATAGTTGGCAAGGATAGTAGTAAGGAAGAGGTAGAATACAACAAAGTAGTTCTAGAAAACGCTTGGCTAGCAGATATAGCTCCAGTTGAAGAGATAAAATCCATTGATAGACGAAGTCTTTTACGCGGAGAAGTAAAAAAGGCTAAAAAGGTTGACAAGCCAATTTACCTTAGCGAATATTGTAATGGCTTATATAAGGCATGTAATGTATGTGAGTTTTCATGTCCTTACAACGCTATTAAAGTTGATAAGAAAACTGGAGTAAATATTGATTACATAAAATGTACATCTTGTGGTCTATGCGTAGCTTCATGCCCAGTTAGTGCTATACAATTTCCATCACTTTCTCAAAATTCGATTTTTGAATTAGCAAAGGTAAAAGGGGAAAAGAGGATTACATGCTATAAAAATACTAAAAATAGAGGAGTCAAGATACCTTGTTTAGCAATGCTATCGGAGGTAGATATAGTATTATTGAAAAGCAGTGGGAATTTAACCTTTGAATGTCCAGGGTGTGAATTTCAAGATAATCTAAAGCATTTCATTGAAGTGATCAAGGAATATAACGAGAGAATAGGAGGAATCAGCTTTTATTCCCCATCTGAAAAAATTGAGGCAAAAGAAACAAAGGAAGTAAATACTACTCCACAGTCATTTTACAATAGGGCTGAGGCTAGAAGGAACATAAGTGATGAATTGCCATACATATTATTTGATGTGAGTATTGATAATAACAGATGTACTTTATGCGAAAGCTGCGTTAATTGGTGCCCCACATCAGCACTAAAGCTCAGAAGGAATAGTGGAGTGGAAGAAATAAACTTTGATCCCAAGAGATGTATAGGCTGTAATGTGTGTGTCAATGTTTGCCCAGAATCGTGCAAATTAGAAGAAGGTAAAACAAGTGAGATTCCTCCAAATATAGCATCTCTTACTAAGGTTATTAAGGTGGAAAAGAGTAAAAGCGTTAACAAAGAGGTAAGGAAATTAGTGGGCGATGAATTAGTGAGATGCAGAGTTTGTGGAGCACCAATAGGTTCGAGGAAAAGTCTTAATCATGTTAAGAAAATAATGATTGAAAAGGGGGCTTCTTGTGAAGATGAATGGTTGGAGAGATGCCCTAAGCATAGGGCAGAGTACGCGTTTCAGAAACAATTTTCATTTAATGCAAGATTTAAACCTAGAGGTGATCTAAGATGA